A part of Anabas testudineus chromosome 9, fAnaTes1.2, whole genome shotgun sequence genomic DNA contains:
- the myo1ha gene encoding unconventional myosin-Ih, producing MEGALTARDRVGIQDFVLLDETTEAAFLTNLRKRFCNDLIYTYVGTLLVSVNPYKELDIFNKKQMELYMGVNFFELPPHIYALADNAYHTMLTEFNNHFILISGESGAGKTEASKKILQYYAVSCPSTTLLNTVRDKMLKSNPVLEAFGNAKTLKNDNSSRFGKYMDIEFDSEGDAVGGHILNYLLEKSRVVHQNHGERNFHIFYQLVEGGEDSLVQQLGLERDCQHYNYLTQGQCAIVSSINDKNDWKTVRNALQVINADDINTNHLFEIIASVLHLGNIRFDSDSKGHALLNNKAELRWVSNLLGVDAYTLQEGLTYRKIEANKDEVLSPFTIDHAIYARDALAKAIYGQTFTWLVNRINESMENKDPSKKTVIGLLDIYGFEVFYVNSFEQFCINYCNEKLQQLFIQLTLKAEQEEYEAEDIEWEPVQFFNNKIICDLIEEKHRGIISILDEECLRPGEATDLTFLERLEDKMGNHPHFVTHKLADKTTRKTLERGDFRLLHYAGEVTYCVVGFLDKNNDLLYRNIKDLMCQSKNAIVRECFSTMDPDSRRRPETVVTQFKSSLLKLTEILMAKEAWYIRCLKSNESKQPGQFDEALIRHQVKYLGLMEHLRVRRAGFAYRRKYEVFLKRYKPLCPATWPHWRGVPADGVEVLVQHLGYLPNEYKMGRTKIFIRHPRTLYATEDAYERCKHELATRLQAKYKGYKAKGEFRKQKEAATKIETCWRGVQARKERERRAWAVKVIKKFIKGYMTRGQAKSTDNSEYLAFVRQSYLNRLKGNLPKNVLDKTTWLSPPAVLTETSEILRKLHYRLMVRKYVRGLTPQKKAQLQQKLVTSSMFRDKKDSYPQSVSQPFVDTRINEQDINIRVIQMIRNEHIKYSVPVIKYDRNGFKPRPRQFILTQTAAYMIEEAKIKQRVLYTSLKGISVSNLTDGMIILHITCEDPKQKGDLVIQCDHLFEFLTKLSVIAKKQNAVNVVKGSIKFEFQPGKEGSVDFSTGQEPMVYKANNGHLMVVATRARTR from the exons ATGGAGGGTGCTCTGACAGCCAGAGATCGAGTTGGAATCCAGGATTTTGTCCTTTTGGATGAAACCACAGAGGCAGCCTTCCTCACCAACCTCAGGAAACGCTTCTGTAATGATCTCATCTAT ACCTACGTTGGCACATTGTTAGTGTCGGTCAATCCCTACAAAGAGCTGGATATCTTCAATAAGAAACAGATGGAGCTCTACATGGGTGTCAACTTCTTTGAGCTTCCACCACACAT CTACGCGTTAGCAGACAACGCCTACCACACTATGCTGACTGAATTTAACAATCACTTCATCCTGATCTCTGGTGAGAGTGGAGCAGGGAAGACTGAGGCCTCCAAGAAGATTCTGCAGTATTATGCTGTCAGTTGTCCCAGCACCACTCTGCTGAACACTGTCAGGGACAAAATGCTCAAGTCCAACCCTGTCCTTGAG GCTTTTGGGAATGCCAAAACCCTGAAAAATGATAACTCAAGTCGCTTTGGGAAGTATATGGATATTGAGTTTGACAGCGAG GGGGATGCTGTTGGAGGTCATATCCTGAACTACCTGCTGGAGAAGTCGAGGGTTGTGCATCAGAATCATGGAGAGAGAAACTTCCACATCTTCTACCAGTTagtggagggaggagaggacagTCTGGTGCAGCAGCTGGGCCTGGAGAGAGACTGCCAGCATTACAACTATCTAACTCAA GGACAGTGTGCCATTGTGTCCTCCATTAATGATAAGAATGACTGGAAAACAGTTAGAAATGCTCTGCAAGTCATCAACGCTGATGATATTAACACTAAT CACTTGTTTGAGATCATTGCAAGCGTCCTCCATTTGGGGAACATTCGGTTTGACTCTGACAGCAAAGGCCATGCCCTCCTGAACAACAAAGCAGAGCTGCGCTGGGTctcaaat CTGTTAGGGGTTGATGCCTACACCCTGCAAGAAGGACTGACATACAGGAAGATTGAAGCCAATAAAGATGAG GTCCTCAGCCCATTCACAATTGACCATGCCATCTATGCCAGAGATGCCCTGGCCAAAGCCATCTATGGACAGACCTTCACCTGGCTGGTCAACAGGATCAATGAGTCCATGGAGAACAAG GATCCTTCAAAGAAGACTGTAATAGGGCTTTTAGACATATATGGATTTGAGGTTTTCTATGTAAACAG TTTTGAGCAGTTCTGTATAAACTATTGCAacgagaagctgcagcagcttttcatCCAGTTGACACTCAAAGCTGAGCAGGAAGAATATGAAGCAGAGGATATAGAG TGGGAACCGGTGCAGTTCTTCAATAACAAAATCATCTGTGATCTAattgaggaaaaacacagaggaatcaTTTCAATATTG GATGAGGAGTGTCTCAGGCCAGGCGAAGCCACAGATCTCACATTTCTGGAAAGACTGGAAGACAAAATGGGAAATCACCCTCATTTTGTGAC GCACAAACTGGCTGACAAAACGACACGGAAGACGCTGGAGAGGGGAGACTTCCGTCTCTTGCATTATGCCGGGGAAGTCACCTACTGTGTTGTGG GTTTTCTGGACAAAAATAACGACCTTTTATATAGAAACATAAAAGAT CTGATGTGTCAGTCTAAAAATGCCATAGTCAGAGAATGCTTCTCCACAATGGATCCAGACAGCAGGCGAAGACCAGAAACA GTGGTGACCCAGTTTAAGAGCAGCCTGCTGAAGCTGACAGAGATCCTCATGGCTAAAGAGGCCTGGTACATTCGCTGTCTAAAATCTAATGAGTCCAAGCAACCAG GTCAGTTTGACGAAGCTCTGATCAGACACCAGGTGAAGTACCTGGGTCTGATGGAGCACCTCAGGGTGAGGCGAGCTGGTTTCGCTTATAGACGCAAATATGAAGTCTTCTTAAAGAG ATACAAACCTCTGTGCCCTGCCACCTGGCCTCACTGGAGAGGAGTGCCTGCTGATGGAGTGGAAGTACTGGTTCAACATCTGGGCTACCTGCCAAATGAGTACAAAATGGGGCG TACCAAAATATTTATCCGTCATCCAAGGACACTTTATGCCACAGAGGATGCTTATGAGAGATGTAAACATGAACTGG CAACAAGGCTCCAGGCCAAATACAAAGGATACAAGGCAAAAGGAgaattcagaaaacaaaaagaagctg CGACTAAGATTGAAACGTGTTGGAGAGGGGTGCAGGctaggaaagagagggagagaagagccTGGGCTGTAAAAGTAATCAAGAA ATTCATTAAAGGTTACATGACCAGAGGACAAGCAAAAAGTACAGACAACTCAGAGTACCTGGCCTTTGTCAGACAAAGTTACTTGAACAGGCTTAAAGGCAATCTGCCAAAGAATGTTCTGGATAAAACCACATGGCTGTCTCCACCAGCGGTGCTCACAGag ACATCAGAGATCCTGCGAAAGCTACACTACCGTCTGATGGTGCGGAAGTATGTGAGAGGACTTACACCTCAGAAAAAAGCACAG CTTCAGCAGAAGCTTGTTACCAGCTCCATGTTTAGGGACAAAAAGGACAGTTACCCACAGAGCGTCTCCCAACCGTTTGTGGACACCAGAATCA ATGAACAGGACATAAACATAAGGGTCATCCAGATGATTCGCAATGAGCACATCAAg TACAGCGTGCCGGTAATTAAGTATGACAGGAATGGTTTCAAGCCAAGGCCACGACAGTTCATCCTCACCCAGACAGCTGCCTATATGATAGAGGAAGCCAAGATCAAACAAAGAGTGCTGTACACCTCTCTCAAAG GTATTTCAGTCAGTAACTTGACTGATGGCATGATTATACTCCACATAACATGTGAGGACCCTAAACAGAAG GGGGATCTGGTAATTCAGTGTGACCACTTGTTTGAGTTTTTGACTAAACTCAGTGTTATTGCTAAGAAACAAAATGCAGTCAATGTAGTTAAAGGGAG TATCAAGTTTGAATTCCAGCCAGGGAAAGAGGGTTCAGTGGACTTCAGCACTGGGCAGGAGCCCATGGTATACAAAGCCAATAATGGACATCTCATGGTG GTTGCCACTCGAGCTAGGACCCGGTAA
- the kctd10 gene encoding LOW QUALITY PROTEIN: BTB/POZ domain-containing adapter for CUL3-mediated RhoA degradation protein 3 (The sequence of the model RefSeq protein was modified relative to this genomic sequence to represent the inferred CDS: deleted 1 base in 1 codon): MEEMSGESVVSSAVPAATTRTTSFKGSSPSSKYVKLNVGGALYYTTMQTLTKQDTMLKAMFSGRMEVLTDSEGWILIDRCGKHFGTILNYLRDGAVPLPESRRETEELLAEAKYYLVQGLADECTAALQNKETYEPLCKVPLMTSSKEEQKLIATSNKPTVKLLYNRSNNKYSYTSNSDDNMLKNIELFDKLSLRFNGRVLFIKDVIGDEICCWSFYGQGRKIAEVCCTSIVYATEKKQTKVEFPEARIYEETLNILLYESHDGRGPDNALLEATGGAAGRSSHLDEDEERERIERVRRIHIKRPDDRTHHHQ, from the exons Atg GAAGAGATGTCAGGAGAGAGTGTGGTGAGCTCGGCAGTGCCAGCAGCTACAACCCGGACTACATCCTTTAAGGGTTCCAGCCCCAGCTCGAAATATGTGAAGTTAAATGTGGGTGGGGCACTGTACTACACTACAATGCAGACACTAACCAAACAGGACACAATGCTCAAAGCCATGTTCAGTGGCAGGATGGAGGTCCTCACAGACAGTGAAG GTTGGATATTAATTGATCGCTGTGGCAAACATTTTGGAACAATTCTTAACTACCTTAGAGATGGAGCTGTACCGCTTCCAGAGAGCCGACGGGAAACTGAGGAACTGCTCGCTGAGGCCAAGTATTATCTTGTACAAGGCCTGGCTGATGAATGTACAGCTGCCTTGCAG aacaaagaaACTTATGAACCGCTTTGTAAAGTGCCTCTGATGACTTCATCTAAGGAAGAACAGAAGCTTATTGCAACCTCAAacaag CCCACTGTCAAACTGCTGTATAATAGAAGCAACAACAAATATTCATATACCAG caatTCTGATGACAACATGCTGAAAAATATTGAGCTCTTTGACAAGCTGTCATTACGGTTTAACGGTCGGGTTCTCTTCATCAAAGATGTGATTGGAGATGAGATCTGTTGTTGGTCATTTTATGGCCAA GGGCGTAAGATTGCTGAAGTGTGCTGTACCTCCATTGTTTATGCCACAGAAAAGAAGCAGACAAAG GTTGAGTTCCCTGAGGCACGAATATATGAAGAGACCCTCAACATCCTCTTGTATGAGTCCCATGATGGGAGGGGTCCTGACAATGCCCTGCTGGAGGCCACAGGGGGCGCTGCAGGACGATCTAGTCACCTGGATGAGGACGAAGAGCGAGAACGAATTGAGCGGGTTCGTAGGATTCACATCAAACGGCCCGATGACCGCACACACCACCACCAGTGA
- the ube3b gene encoding ubiquitin-protein ligase E3B, with translation MFSVPQSSKSEFLDKARQAREERKGHKEKERAAIQVQALVRRFLCRCSLQKQIRKEVDDYFQASETGTSKRNALSIFKIARKLLFIYCQEDKMRFEKLCRAILASMEVENEPKVWYVSLALSKDLTIPWLKQIKDVLWTCCQLLKNLKPDILQDNKLVTLYLTMLVTFTDTSTWRIVRGKGEALRPALTRICENIMGHLNQKGFYSVLQILLTNGLARSKPSLSKGTLTAIFTLSLRPVIAAHFSDNLLRSFLIHIMSVPAVVSHLNVLTPECMASIQTHDLLRKFILFLSREEQCSDICVCLEGSHTLCLLGNLIHLGYLNEKVLEEEASHFVKVLTDMLSYCQRYVSQKKSNLTHWHPVLGWFSQTVDYGLNESMPLVTKQLQYLWSVSVIRTLFSDVLSKKLESQEPTPPPPQPSTSQNNLPVKNLFKRAFQKSASVRNILKPVGGKRVDSAEVQKVCSICVLYQSALSTLTQIRLQILTGLTHLDDLLPKLWAFICELGPQGGLKLFMECLNNDTDESKQLLSMLMLFCDCSRHLITILDDIEVYEEQTSFKIEELITISSFLNTFVYKMIWDGILENAKGEKLELFHSVHGWLMVLYERDCRRRFTPDDHWLRKDLKPSLLFQELEKGKKRAQLLLQYIPHVIPHKNRVLLFRNIVTKEKETLGLVETSSASPHVTHITIRRSRMLEDGYDQLRRLPVNSIKGVIRVKFVNDLGVDEAGIDQDGVFKEFLEEIIKKVFNPALNLFKTTSGNERLYPSPTSYIHENHLQLFEFVGKMLGKAVYEGIVVDVPFASFFLSQVLGHHHSTFYSSIDELPSLDSEFYKNLTSIKRYDGDVGDLGLTLSYDEDVMGQLVCHELIPGGKTMPVTNENKISYIHLMAHFRMHTQIKEQTAAFIRGFRSIINPEWLHMFSTPEVQRLVSGDNAEIDLDDLKKHTVYYGGFHSSHRVIIWLWDILSSDFNAEERAMFLKFVTSCSRPPLLGFAYLKPPFSIRCVEVSDDQDTGDTLGSVLRGFFTIRKKEPGGRLPTSSTCFNLLKLPNYSKKSILRDKLRYAISMNTGFELS, from the exons ATGTTCAGTGTACCCCAGAGCTCCAAGTCCGAGTTCCTGGACAAGGCCAGGCAGGCcagggaggaaaggaaaggacacaaggagaaggagagagcagcAATCCAAGTTCAAGCTCTGGTCAGGAGATTTCTCTGTCGCTGCAGCCTCCAGAAGCAAATAAG GAAAGAAGTTGATGACTATTTTCAAGCATCTGAAACTGGGACCTCAAAAAGAAATGCACTTTCAATTTTTAAAATTGCTCGGAAATTACTATTCATATATTGCCAAGAGGATAAAATG AGGTTTGAGAAGCTTTGTCGAGCTATTCTTGCCAGCATGGAGGTAGAAAATGAACCTAAG GTTTGGTATGTGTCTTTGGCTCTCTCCAAAGACCTCACCATTCCTTGGCTCAAACAGATTAAAGATGTGTTGTGGACCTGCTGTCAGCTACTGAAAAATTTAAAG CCTGACATACTTCAAGACAATAAACTGGTGACACTGTACCTCACCATGCTGGTGACCTTTACTGATACTTCAACATGGCGGATAGTCAGAGGAAAGG GAGAAGCTCTGAGACCTGCTTTGACGAGGATTTGTGAAAACATCATGGGCCATCTCAATCAAAAGGGATTCTATTCAGTACTGCAG ATCTTGCTGACCAATGGCTTGGCTCGTTCTAAACCATCTCTCTCTAAAGGCACCCTGACTGCTATCTTCACTTTGTCATTAAG GCCAGTCATTGCTGCTCACTTCTCCGATAATCTGCTAAGATCGTTCCTCATTCACATCATGTCGGTTCCCGCTGTTGTATCTCACCTCAATGTGCTCACTCCAGAG TGTATGGCATCTATACAGACGCACGACCTCCTGCGGaagttcattttgtttctcagcaGGGAAGAACAGTGTTcagacatctgtgtgtgtcttgaaGGAAGCCACACACTATGCTTGCTTG GCAACCTGATTCACTTGGGCTACCTTAATGAGAAAGTCCTTGAAGAGGAGGCCAGCCATTTTGTGAAGGTCCTGACTGATATGCTGTCTTACTGCCAGAGATACGTATCCCAAAAGAAGTCCAACCTTACCCACTGGCACCCTGTCCTGGGCTGGTTCTCACAAACTGTAGACTATGG TCTGAATGAATCAATGCCACTGGTCACCAAACAGCTTCAGTACCTGTGGAGTGTTTCTGTCATTCGAACTCTCTTCAGTGACGTTCTCTCTAAAAAGCTGGAGAGTCAGGAGCCCACTCCCCCACCGCCACAACCTAGCACATCACAAAACAATCTACCAGTTAAAA ACCTCTTCAAGCGAGCATTTCAGAAGTCAGCTTCTGTGAGAAATATCCTGAAACCCGTAGGAGGCAAGCGAGTTGACTCAGCTGAAGTTCAGAAGGTGTGCAGCATCTGTGTGCTCTACCAGAGTGCTCTGTCCACACTGACGCAGATACGCCTCCAGATACTCACTG GTCTGACACATCTTGATGATCTTCTACCTAAACTTTGGGCCTTCATCTGCGAGCTCGGTCCTCAGGGAGGCCTCAAACTCTTCATGGAGTGTCTGAACAATGACACTGATGAGTCCAAACAGCTCCTGTCCATGCTCATGCTCTTCTGTGACTGTTCAAGACACCTCATCAC AATTCTCGATGACATTGAAGTTTATGAAGAACAAACATCGTTCAAGATTGAGGAACTCATCACTATCTCCTCGTTTCTGAACACATTTGTGTACAAGATGATATGGGATGGCATCTTAG aaaatgCAAAGGGTGAGAAGCTGGAGTTGTTCCACAGTGTTCACGGCTGGCTGATGGTGCTTTATGAACGGGACTGCAGGCGAAGATTCACCCCTGACGACCACTGGCTGCGCAa GGACCTGAAGCCCAGTCTGTTATTCCAAGAGCTGGAAAAGGGCAAGAAAAGGGCGCAGCTTTTACTGCAGTATATCCCACATGTCATTCCACATAAAAAC AGGGTGCTGTTGTTCAGGAACATTGTtacaaaggaaaaagaaactttaGGATTGGTAGAAACAAGCTCTGCTTCACCTCATGTCACCCACATAACCATTCGTCGCTCGCGGATGTTGGAG GATGGATATGACCAGCTCCGTCGGTTGCCAGTGAATTCCATTAAAGGTGTCATACGTGTGAAGTTTGTTAATGATCTAGGAGTTGACGAGGCTGGTATCGATCAGGATGGTGTCTTCAAAGAGTTTCTAGAGGAAATCATTAAGAAGGTGTTCAATCCTGCACTCAACCTGTTTAAG ACTACGAGTGGAAATGAGAGGCTGTATCCTTCCCCCACATCATACATTCATGAGAACCATTTGCAGCTGTTTGAGTTTGTGGGGAAGATGCTGGGAAAAGCAGTATATGAG GGCATTGTTGTGGACGTTCCTTTTGCTTCCTTCTTCCTCAGTCAAGTCTTGGGTCACCACCACAGCACTTTCTACAGCTCCATCGACGAGCTTCCATCACTTGACTCTGAGTTTTACAAGAATCTCACTTccatcaaa CGCTATGATGGTGATGTAGGTGATCTTGGACTGACGTTATCCTATGATGAGGACGTCATGGGGCAG cttgTCTGTCATGAGTTGATACCTGGGGGCAAAACTATGCCAGTCACCAATGAAAACAA AATCAGCTACATCCACCTCATGGCTCACTTTCggatgcacacacagataaaagagCAAACTGCAGCTTTCATCCGGGGCTTCCGCAGCATCATTAACCCAGAGTGGCTGCATATGTTTTCCACACCTGAGGTTCAGCGTCTTGTCTCAGGAGACAATGCTGAGATTGATCTCGACGACCTCAA gaAGCATACAGTATACTATGGAGGTTTTCACAGCAGCCATCGTGTGATCATCTGGCTGTGGGACATCCTGTCCAGTGATTTCAATGCTGAAGAGAGGGCTATGTTCCTTAAA tttgttacGAGCTGTTCAAGGCCTCCTCTTTTAGGCTTTGCCTACCTCAAACCACCTTTTTCCATCCGTTGTGTGGAAGTTTCAGATGATCAG GACACTGGAGATACCCTTGGCAGTGTCCTCAGGGGCTTTTTCACGATTCGCAAGAAGGAGCCGGGTGGTCGCCTTCCCACTTCATCAACATGCTTCAACCTGCTCAAACTACCCAACTACAGCAAGAAGAGTATTCTGCGCGACAAGCTACGCTATGCTATCAGTATGAACACAGGCTTTGAGCTCTCCTAA
- the aldh3b2 gene encoding aldehyde dehydrogenase family 3 member B1 isoform X1: MMRITMSSPPSPSPARWFKALRRTRLKTYPLECGDLLRRARVAFQAGRTLKESFRLTQLEAVVRMLEEHEGDFVDALGRDLHKPRFETVVSELILVKNEALHAINNFKKWMQPQHVERNLSTTLDECLVVSEPLGVVFIMATWCSPVQTCLVPLVGAIAAGNCAVISPSEYTAHTAELLHRLTPFYLDNECFHVIIAGTHDLPEVVELKFDHVFFTGNIEEGNRVAQAAARTLTPVTLILGSKNPCYVDQHCDIATAAQRIAWARFHNAGQSLVAPDYILCHTDVKAQLVQALKCCLTQFFGSDPRESNSFGRMVNLEIFNRMKDILWRSGKIAVGGQVIESEKYIAPTILTEVVESDPIMQQDVFGPVLPVLSVNNVDEAISFINKQDKALCVYAYSSNSKVISRLMSETSSGSFCSNDSVLQSLMVALPFGGVGASGMGSYHGRYSFDTFSHRKSCLLRGTRFECVTYLRYPPYEDRNLSLMTWASALSQKSQGWCQIL; the protein is encoded by the exons ATGATGAG AATAACCATGAGCAGCCCGCCGAGCCCTTCTCCAGCCCGATGGTTCAAAGCGCTGCGCAG GACCAGACTGAAGACTTACCCTCTAGAGTGTGGGGATCTGCTGAGGAGGGCCAGAGTTGCCTTTCAAGCTGGACGCACCCTCAAGGAGAGCTTCAGACTGACTCAGCTGGAGGCTGTGGTGAGGATGCTGGAGGAACATGAGGGGGACTTTGTAGATGCTCTTGGAAGGGACCTTCATAAG CCACGATTTGAGACAGTTGTGTCAGAACTGATTCTGGTCAAAAACGAGGCGCTTCATGCCATcaacaactttaaaaagtgGATGCAGCCACAGCATGTGGAAAGAAACCTG TCCACCACATTGGATGAGTGTCTTGTGGTCAGTGAGCCGCTGGGGGTGGTGTTTATCATGGCGACCTGGTGTAGTCCTGTACAGACGTGTCTGGTGCCACTGGTAGGGGCCATAGCAGCAG GAAACTGTGCCGTCATCAGCCCCTCCGAGTACACCGCTCACACAGCAGAGCTTCTTCATCGTCTCACCCCTTTTTACTTGGACAAT GAATGCTTCCATGTGATTATTGCAGGCACACATGATTTGCCTGAAGTTGTAGAACTCAAATTTGATCACGTGTTTTTTACAG GAAACATAGAGGAAGGGAATAGAGTAGCACAGGCTGCAGCACGCACTCTCACACCAGTCACCCTGATTCTGGGGAGCAAGAACCCATGTTATGTGGACCAACACTGTGACATTGCCACCGCAGCGCAACGCATTGCTTGGGCTCGTTTCCACAACGCTGGACAGAGCTTGGTGGCACCAGACTACATCCTGTGCCACACAGATGTCAAAGCACAGTTGGTGCAGGCCCTGAAGTGCTGTCTAACACAGTTCTTCGGTTCTGATCCCAGAGAGTCCAACAGCTTTGGTCGCATGGTCAATCTGGAGATCTTCAACCGTATGAAAGACATACTGTGGAGATCTGGCAAAATAGCCGTGGGTGGACAGGTGATAGAATCAGAGAAATATATCG CCCCAACTATTTTGACTGAGGTGGTGGAATCAGACCCCATCATGCAACAAGATGTTTTTGGTCCAGTTCTTCCTGTTCTGAGTGTAAATAATGTGGATGAGGCAATTTCCTTCATTAATAAGCAAGATAAAGCCCTCTGTGTGTACGCTTATTCCAGCAACAGCAAG GTCATCTCAAGGCTAATGAGTGAGACCTCTAGTGGAAGCTTTTGCTCCAATGACAGTGTCCTGCAGAGTCTGATGGTGGCTCTGCCTTTTGGTGGAGTGG GTGCCAGTGGAATGGGCTCCTACCATGGACGCTACAGCTTTGACACCTTCTCTCACAGGAAATCATGCCTGCTAAGAGGCACAAGGTTCGAGTGCGTTACCTATCTGCGTTATCCACCCTATGAGGACCGCAATCTGTCTCTAATGACGTGGGCCAGTGCTCTTTCTCAGAAGAGCCAGGGTTGGTGCCAGATCCTGTGA
- the aldh3b2 gene encoding aldehyde dehydrogenase family 3 member B1 isoform X2: protein MMSPPSPSPARWFKALRRTRLKTYPLECGDLLRRARVAFQAGRTLKESFRLTQLEAVVRMLEEHEGDFVDALGRDLHKPRFETVVSELILVKNEALHAINNFKKWMQPQHVERNLSTTLDECLVVSEPLGVVFIMATWCSPVQTCLVPLVGAIAAGNCAVISPSEYTAHTAELLHRLTPFYLDNECFHVIIAGTHDLPEVVELKFDHVFFTGNIEEGNRVAQAAARTLTPVTLILGSKNPCYVDQHCDIATAAQRIAWARFHNAGQSLVAPDYILCHTDVKAQLVQALKCCLTQFFGSDPRESNSFGRMVNLEIFNRMKDILWRSGKIAVGGQVIESEKYIAPTILTEVVESDPIMQQDVFGPVLPVLSVNNVDEAISFINKQDKALCVYAYSSNSKVISRLMSETSSGSFCSNDSVLQSLMVALPFGGVGASGMGSYHGRYSFDTFSHRKSCLLRGTRFECVTYLRYPPYEDRNLSLMTWASALSQKSQGWCQIL from the exons ATGATGAG CCCGCCGAGCCCTTCTCCAGCCCGATGGTTCAAAGCGCTGCGCAG GACCAGACTGAAGACTTACCCTCTAGAGTGTGGGGATCTGCTGAGGAGGGCCAGAGTTGCCTTTCAAGCTGGACGCACCCTCAAGGAGAGCTTCAGACTGACTCAGCTGGAGGCTGTGGTGAGGATGCTGGAGGAACATGAGGGGGACTTTGTAGATGCTCTTGGAAGGGACCTTCATAAG CCACGATTTGAGACAGTTGTGTCAGAACTGATTCTGGTCAAAAACGAGGCGCTTCATGCCATcaacaactttaaaaagtgGATGCAGCCACAGCATGTGGAAAGAAACCTG TCCACCACATTGGATGAGTGTCTTGTGGTCAGTGAGCCGCTGGGGGTGGTGTTTATCATGGCGACCTGGTGTAGTCCTGTACAGACGTGTCTGGTGCCACTGGTAGGGGCCATAGCAGCAG GAAACTGTGCCGTCATCAGCCCCTCCGAGTACACCGCTCACACAGCAGAGCTTCTTCATCGTCTCACCCCTTTTTACTTGGACAAT GAATGCTTCCATGTGATTATTGCAGGCACACATGATTTGCCTGAAGTTGTAGAACTCAAATTTGATCACGTGTTTTTTACAG GAAACATAGAGGAAGGGAATAGAGTAGCACAGGCTGCAGCACGCACTCTCACACCAGTCACCCTGATTCTGGGGAGCAAGAACCCATGTTATGTGGACCAACACTGTGACATTGCCACCGCAGCGCAACGCATTGCTTGGGCTCGTTTCCACAACGCTGGACAGAGCTTGGTGGCACCAGACTACATCCTGTGCCACACAGATGTCAAAGCACAGTTGGTGCAGGCCCTGAAGTGCTGTCTAACACAGTTCTTCGGTTCTGATCCCAGAGAGTCCAACAGCTTTGGTCGCATGGTCAATCTGGAGATCTTCAACCGTATGAAAGACATACTGTGGAGATCTGGCAAAATAGCCGTGGGTGGACAGGTGATAGAATCAGAGAAATATATCG CCCCAACTATTTTGACTGAGGTGGTGGAATCAGACCCCATCATGCAACAAGATGTTTTTGGTCCAGTTCTTCCTGTTCTGAGTGTAAATAATGTGGATGAGGCAATTTCCTTCATTAATAAGCAAGATAAAGCCCTCTGTGTGTACGCTTATTCCAGCAACAGCAAG GTCATCTCAAGGCTAATGAGTGAGACCTCTAGTGGAAGCTTTTGCTCCAATGACAGTGTCCTGCAGAGTCTGATGGTGGCTCTGCCTTTTGGTGGAGTGG GTGCCAGTGGAATGGGCTCCTACCATGGACGCTACAGCTTTGACACCTTCTCTCACAGGAAATCATGCCTGCTAAGAGGCACAAGGTTCGAGTGCGTTACCTATCTGCGTTATCCACCCTATGAGGACCGCAATCTGTCTCTAATGACGTGGGCCAGTGCTCTTTCTCAGAAGAGCCAGGGTTGGTGCCAGATCCTGTGA